The Rosa chinensis cultivar Old Blush chromosome 7, RchiOBHm-V2, whole genome shotgun sequence DNA segment agatattagaatcgtatttaattgccgaatcgttattcacgaattataattgtgtacagggcgatataccgagctattgctcgatgaaggaattCGTAGacgtgatcgcctaaatagtactgtgagtggacatttattttaaattaaatgtgcatgcagtatattattattttccgattgaggtttaatttattatttgaattgttgagtattatgattttatgagcttgatttcttgagatttattatgctctatgagttacgggatttttagtggatttccttcccgagggctttcaatagattttcaagctaattatttatgagttattgagttgggaaatgattttcgggaagtgactgatttagaaaatattatgagaattattgatttcgaatatcagtttttatgatgatatacgagtacgaacgatttagcaaatatttgagcatgattgaattatcgagatttattgagttttgagctccacacttatcagccttgagttagattgagatttctttctgaaagcatttattgatttacagagtatttgttttcatgctttcgaggatttattgagatttgagttagcgagatagcgagataatcctgagttatgctctCGGTGAATTgttaatgatttattgaagtaatatcgagtttctttccgaaggcaagtaattgaaagaggttgtttccagttattgaggaggctatcagtcagcgcatgcatgcattacctagttggcagtcccttctaaataatagtctggttggcagtcccttccagactacagcccggttggcagtcccttccgatgcctcacctagttggcagtcccttccagatgacatgaggtagttagtcggctgtcccgtctactacctgtggttagttggcagcCCTTCTATCCATCGCCTCCTGTTCcgattggcagtcccttccgatgtgtcatctgggtggcagtccctcccagatggcatgagatgactagacagcagtcctttctagtcatcaagcaagcctcttgaaaatgatgttttaaaaaggattgaggatcagattttaagagattgcagtaaagatgatgattaaaagtatttccaagattgttactacatgcgaggttttagagaataacttgggaaagcattaagttttacttattcattcgaaattacttatttttcatccactcactctaacgatttttaaatgttttcccctgggcccttcggttttaaatgcccaatttgcaggccagtttagcttgaagtcgagcgtacatggggttaaggcatagctgtcatagcttccgcattataagaGTATTGatcctttatcttgtattctattctTTTGTACGCTTGTAcactagattgctctgataacccaggatattaatattcttaagttcagaatttttttgtgaaatgggagatgttgtgttacggggagcagggtggctccagaagattaagggtggattattttagaagtatgaatgtctttctacaggttttagGGTAGTCaacttttagagggagttccgccaaatttttggtagaatttcttctgaggtgggccccgcatgaccactttggatttcaaggtgaaatctggAGCGGGTCCTGTCATATTGGATAAACTATGGTTTAGCCACCTTTGCATATAAGAAATTGAGTATAGAAAGTACTGTTTTGTGTGGCATTACTTTACCATTTTTGCACCTCAGcattaggggtgtgcaaaacacggtacaaaccggccaaaccggtcaaaaccgaccggtaaatatggtttggttaaggttttttaactttaaaaattgaaagccggttcaataccgaaccaaaccatttatgaattgggttggtttggtttctcttttacttaaaccgcggaacccgaaccgaccggtatgtttgaaatataataagaaaaagtgttaaatatatatatatatatatatatatattcatttgtccagtCGTtgtaagtaagttctaaatatctaattataactttattctcaaatgatatactaccatatcAAATCTAATGCCCAAAGGCCTAGAAGTCTAATAAATAATCGCTACAATTAATTTGATTCTCTCATATCAcatatctcaatctctcattctctaacctttaatactaccctattaagctagtatttatagctaagccatcaaataattcaatcactttgaatctattctagattttagtttttgaatattagttttggacttgattattgtattttaaatttagattatgcttatttaatataatttttattatttagattgaattttactagaatttttttttcataaatagtatgttaatataatataggttaaaaccgcctaaccgaccgaaccaaaccatctttaattggattggattggattggatcgggttaagctttttttttttaatgatcggTTGTCCAAAATGCTTAAACCACTCACTTTAGTATAAAGACGGTTTAGAGTCAAAACCGAATcaacccaatccgtgtgcagccctaCAGTCAGCATAGTGCTTAGGAGGCCATTacattcattcattaagataACCATAGAACTTACTCCAACCAAGCTCAAGAGTGTCAGGTTTGCAGTGCAGACAAGAGAAACACAAACACAGTTCGATTGATTCACCCTGCTTTTGCTTCCAAAAGGACGGGCTGCCTGACTTCTGCCTTTGCCCTGAAAAAGCCATTGCTATTAAGCAAAGCAGGTCATTTAAtggtttaccaaacaccaaatGGTACTTTGCTAAAAGCCCCCCCCAAACGCAGCCTAAATCGTTCGAACggcctttgtattttactatttttcGCTTCAGGATGTAGATATGTGTACACCTGATATCCATATGCCAAGTGCAGACACCTATATTTACATGAGCTCAAGATACAAAGAAACAAATTAGCACCTCACAATTGCAGCAGATCATTACTACGTAAAATCAGAAGCAGCAAAAAGAGTTCATTAGGAAAAAATAGAAATCTATCGGGTTCTTCCTTTCCAAACCCATTGCACATTTTCAAATCATAAGATATCATTAGATTACAGTTGACATGACAAGAAACAAATGACCACAGAATGAGAGGGCGggtaaaaaaaataacattatACTGAATACATGTTGACACCTTATAAAAGAATATATCTATACGAAGAACCCTGTATGTCAATCAAACCACCTTATTTGGGTACTGAGACTTTAATCGAGTATCCATGGCTTCTTATAGAATGAAGTAAATTTTCTCTGTGAAATGTGAATGGTATTGAACTTGCTTCTTCCGCTTCTTCTATCGCTATTTCCCAGCCCTCCAAGAGATTGAattggtttttgggttttctatGTTCATCATCTAGAATTCTGGTTAGATGAATACCAGAGCTTTTTCTGGCAGATCAATATTTTCTCCTTCTCAACACTATACTCGGTATCTTCTTTGCGACATCCCCATCTCAACCCTTTGGCAATAGTTGCGACAGCATCCACAAAGTAGCTGGATTCCCGAATTATTGCATAGCCATTGGGGCGTAGGATGCGGTCCATCTCTAGGAGCACGTATTTCATTTCGCATCTGTGTGAACGTACAATCCATTAGAATCATTTATACCGTTGTATTCACAGTGAATGCTAACAGTAATTATCCATCATCAACTTTCAAAAATACATGAAAGGTGCcccacaaaagaaaatatacatGGATAATCCATCTGTTACCTGTGGCTTTCTGCAGTAAAGAGGCCATCAAGATGTAGAAGATCATAAGTTCGGGGATATGTAGAGAAAGCTTCGCACCTGCAAACCAGAAAACCATAAAATCAACACAAAAGACTACCTGATGACCAAATGAGAGGCATCAAAGGTATGCTATTCATGCACATCAAAGCTTCAATGATTATAAATCAATTTAAACTGACCAGTCATGGTATGTTCCAATAAGGCCCCGATCATAGACCACAGGCAGTGTATTTGCAGCGTAGGAAGAAACCACATTCATGACCCACAAGGGATCATCAATTGAGGCTGCTGCAAGCCCTCCATACACGGTATTCATGTCCATAACATTTCTGATCTTATCTGTTCCAACTGCTGGGAGCAACTTCTTGTAGTGCTGCAATCGTATCTTCCACTTGCCATCATCATGCTTCAGAGCACTAGCACTCCCACCATGAACATCAGAAATACGTTCTGGTGCAACATGCAACCGCTCTGGCCATTTAGGGATGGTGTCCAAAGACGACCTCTTGTGCTTTGGGTTTGGAACGACAACACAAGAGCGCAATGGAGTGTACCATGCTGAATCTGGTTCAAGACTATCATCACACTTTGCAGGATAGGTATCTGGTTCAGAGAGCTTATCATAGCAACTATTGTCTGACAACTTCTGCCAAACAGCAATATCATCCTTTTTGTTGTACAATTTGAAGCACAATGAAGTTAGCAGATCTTGCAACTTCTCGTAATCTGTTTTCTGGTCTTCTATAGTTGTGTTCCATCCACGCCAGCGGTTTTCATAGTTGACAGGTGGACCAGAGAGGACCCAGAAACCTCCAGGACGAAGTATGCGATGAACTTCTAGCAGGTAAATTCCACCTGGCAAAAGGATAATAGCAATTAACATTTAATACTAGTTTAACTGTCAGGAGCATATACACTAACATGAAAGTTCTACAAAACTGACATTAGAAATAT contains these protein-coding regions:
- the LOC112176847 gene encoding probable methyltransferase PMT20 isoform X2 yields the protein MKYNKEAKPGAQEKSSRVLQLAVPFFLLCGFSFYLGGIFCSEKTRLETNGVKIAVPSAKESLAAPLQIKAVSFPECSADYQDYTPCTDPRRWRKYGVHRLTFMERHCPPVFERKECLVPPPDGYKSPIKWPNSRDKCWYRNVPYDWINKQKSNQNWLRKEGDKFLFPGGGTMFPKGVSAYVDLMQDLIPEMKDGTIRTAIDTGCGVASWGGDLLDRGILTVSLAPRDNHEAQVQFALERGIPAVLGIISTQRLPFPSKSFDMAHCSRCLIPWTEFGGIYLLEVHRILRPGGFWVLSGPPVNYENRWRGWNTTIEDQKTDYEKLQDLLTSLCFKLYNKKDDIAVWQKLSDNSCYDKLSEPDTYPAKCDDSLEPDSAWYTPLRSCVVVPNPKHKRSSLDTIPKWPERLHVAPERISDVHGGSASALKHDDGKWKIRLQHYKKLLPAVGTDKIRNVMDMNTVYGGLAAASIDDPLWVMNVVSSYAANTLPVVYDRGLIGTYHDWCEAFSTYPRTYDLLHLDGLFTAESHRCEMKYVLLEMDRILRPNGYAIIRESSYFVDAVATIAKGLRWGCRKEDTEYSVEKEKILICQKKLWAGK
- the LOC112176847 gene encoding probable methyltransferase PMT20 isoform X1; this translates as MKYNKEAKPGAQEKSSRVLQLAVPFFLLCGFSFYLGGIFCSEKTRLETNGVKIAVPSAKESLAAPLQIKAVSFPECSADYQDYTPCTDPRRWRKYGVHRLTFMERHCPPVFERKECLVPPPDGYKSPIKWPNSRDKCWYRNVPYDWINKQKSNQNWLRKEGDKFLFPGGGTMFPKGVSAYVDLMQDLIPEMKDGTIRTAIDTGCGVASWGGDLLDRGILTVSLAPRDNHEAQVQFALERGIPAVLGIISTQRLPFPSKSFDMAHCSRCLIPWTEFGGIYLLEVHRILRPGGFWVLSGPPVNYENRWRGWNTTIEDQKTDYEKLQDLLTSLCFKLYNKKDDIAVWQKLSDNSCYDKLSEPDTYPAKCDDSLEPDSAWYTPLRSCVVVPNPKHKRSSLDTIPKWPERLHVAPERISDVHGGSASALKHDDGKWKIRLQHYKKLLPAVGTDKIRNVMDMNTVYGGLAAASIDDPLWVMNVVSSYAANTLPVVYDRGLIGTYHDWCEAFSTYPRTYDLLHLDGLFTAESHRCEMKYVLLEMDRILRPNGYAIIRESSYFVDAVATIAKGLRWGCRKEDTEYSVEKEKILICQKKLWYSSNQNSR